In Hyphomicrobiaceae bacterium, the following are encoded in one genomic region:
- a CDS encoding uroporphyrinogen-III synthase encodes MQALVERQGQKTLLAPLIEIVPEAIDPAVFEGASGVIVTSQNALRSLHLAGLTPAVRHLQIYAVGEATAKHAFDLKLPNITAGRGTAADLVAPIAERQKTRKGHLVHLAGDHLAFDMKGALAEHGLEVQVVPAYKSVAATALPPEVVGKMRTGQLDAVTLMSPRTAEIWTNLATKHGVRGQLDKILHICLSPAVADKLQLGPHIRVETAAQPQLGEMLSLIKGLAAATAQE; translated from the coding sequence ATGCAAGCCCTCGTCGAACGGCAAGGTCAAAAGACACTGCTCGCACCGCTTATCGAAATCGTTCCTGAAGCGATAGATCCGGCGGTGTTCGAAGGTGCATCCGGCGTCATAGTGACAAGCCAGAACGCGCTGCGCAGCCTGCATCTCGCGGGCCTCACTCCCGCCGTCCGTCATCTGCAAATCTATGCCGTGGGCGAAGCGACCGCCAAGCACGCCTTCGATCTGAAGTTGCCCAACATCACGGCGGGCCGCGGCACCGCTGCCGACCTCGTTGCTCCGATCGCCGAACGCCAAAAGACGCGCAAGGGCCACCTCGTTCATCTGGCCGGCGATCATCTCGCCTTCGACATGAAGGGAGCGCTGGCTGAACACGGGTTAGAGGTGCAGGTGGTTCCCGCTTACAAATCTGTTGCGGCGACGGCTTTGCCGCCGGAGGTCGTGGGCAAGATGAGGACCGGCCAGCTTGATGCCGTTACGCTAATGTCGCCGAGAACAGCTGAAATCTGGACCAATCTGGCGACAAAGCACGGCGTGAGGGGTCAATTGGATAAAATCCTGCATATCTGCCTGTCGCCTGCGGTCGCCGATAAGTTGCAGCTCGGACCGCACATTCGCGTCGAAACGGCCGCGCAACCACAATTGGGTGAAATGCTTTCCTTGATCAAAGGGCTGGCGGCCGCAACCGCGCAAGAGTAA
- the hemC gene encoding hydroxymethylbilane synthase, producing MQASPTLTIGTRGSPLALAQAYEVRDRLVAAHGLKPDDIAIRIIKTTGDQVLDRPLAEIGGKGLFTKEIEDALLANEIDLAVHSMKDMQTVLPDGLMLGATLPREDVRDALLSLKYKSLDEVPPGSVVGSSSLRRQAQLLNVRPDLTVVGFRGNVQTRLKKLEDGIAAATFLAVAGLRRLKLQDRITAIIPTEQMLPAVAQGAIGIETRAGDLKVADYIAPLNDSATADAVTAERAFLRKLEGSCRTPIAGLAELRDGTLWFRGQVLSPDGKASYRVQRSGQPQTATELGIAAAQDILAQADPAIIATLHG from the coding sequence TTGCAAGCATCCCCGACGCTAACCATAGGAACGCGCGGCTCCCCGCTGGCGCTGGCGCAGGCCTACGAAGTGCGAGACCGCCTCGTCGCCGCCCATGGTCTCAAGCCCGACGACATCGCCATTCGCATCATCAAGACCACGGGGGACCAGGTTCTGGACCGCCCTCTCGCGGAAATCGGCGGTAAGGGGCTCTTTACCAAGGAGATCGAGGACGCGCTGCTCGCCAACGAAATCGATCTTGCGGTTCATTCCATGAAGGACATGCAGACCGTCCTGCCCGACGGCCTCATGCTCGGCGCGACCCTACCTCGCGAAGACGTGCGCGACGCACTCCTGTCTCTCAAGTACAAATCGCTCGACGAGGTGCCGCCAGGGTCGGTGGTTGGATCCTCATCCTTACGGCGCCAAGCGCAGCTGCTGAACGTGCGCCCCGATCTCACGGTCGTGGGCTTTCGTGGCAATGTGCAGACGCGGCTTAAGAAGCTGGAAGACGGCATCGCGGCGGCAACGTTCCTGGCGGTGGCAGGTTTACGCCGCCTCAAACTGCAAGATCGTATCACCGCCATCATTCCCACCGAGCAGATGCTGCCTGCCGTGGCCCAAGGAGCCATCGGCATTGAAACGCGTGCAGGCGACCTAAAGGTCGCCGATTACATCGCCCCACTCAACGATTCCGCAACTGCCGACGCCGTCACCGCAGAACGTGCCTTCCTGCGAAAACTGGAAGGCTCTTGTCGTACGCCCATCGCAGGACTTGCCGAACTGCGCGATGGTACGCTTTGGTTCCGCGGCCAGGTTCTCTCACCTGACGGCAAGGCTTCCTACAGGGTGCAACGCTCCGGACAGCCACAGACGGCCACGGAACTCGGCATCGCCGCCGCGCAGGACATCCTCGCGCAGGCGGATCCCGCAATCATCGCAACGCTGCACGGCTGA
- the tsaD gene encoding tRNA (adenosine(37)-N6)-threonylcarbamoyltransferase complex transferase subunit TsaD: MFRRCPLSAAPKDGLLVLGIETSCDETAAAVVARDSQGRGRILSNIVRSQFDMHKIYGGVVPEIAARAHGECLDHIVAAAMSEAGVAYGDLDAVAAASGPGLIGGLIVGAVSGKALALAAGKPFLAINHLEAHALTAGLTDGIKPPYLMLLVSGGHTQLLLVESVGRYRRLGTTIDDALGEAFDKTAKLLGLPMPGGPNVEKQARSGDPKRFKLPRPMLGRPEPHFSFAGLKTAVRHAAKAAAPLSQQDVADLCASFEAAVTETVCNRVTVAMGMVEDELRPGPQRSLVVAGGVAANAALRSALQALCMTHGYALLAPPLGLCTDNGAMIAWAGAERLSLGLVDDLSAAVRPRWPLDPTAPPAIGAGVKA, encoded by the coding sequence ATGTTCAGGAGATGCCCCCTGTCAGCCGCACCCAAAGACGGGCTATTGGTTCTCGGGATCGAGACAAGCTGCGATGAAACGGCGGCAGCGGTCGTCGCGCGCGACAGCCAGGGCCGCGGGCGCATCTTGTCCAACATCGTCCGCTCGCAGTTCGATATGCATAAGATTTATGGGGGCGTGGTGCCGGAGATCGCCGCACGCGCCCACGGCGAGTGCCTCGACCACATCGTTGCCGCTGCAATGTCGGAAGCCGGCGTCGCATATGGCGATCTCGATGCTGTTGCTGCAGCTTCCGGCCCTGGTTTGATCGGGGGTCTCATTGTAGGGGCTGTATCGGGCAAGGCGTTGGCGCTGGCCGCCGGCAAGCCGTTTCTTGCAATCAACCATCTGGAGGCCCATGCGCTGACAGCCGGGCTCACCGACGGGATTAAGCCGCCTTACCTCATGTTACTGGTTTCGGGCGGCCATACCCAGTTACTTCTGGTGGAAAGCGTGGGCCGTTACCGCCGTCTCGGGACCACCATCGACGATGCGCTGGGCGAAGCCTTCGACAAGACCGCGAAACTTCTCGGTCTGCCGATGCCGGGTGGACCCAACGTCGAGAAGCAGGCACGAAGCGGGGATCCGAAGCGCTTCAAGCTTCCTCGTCCCATGTTGGGGCGGCCCGAGCCGCACTTCTCGTTTGCGGGGCTCAAGACGGCCGTACGTCATGCAGCCAAAGCAGCGGCACCCCTGTCCCAACAAGACGTCGCCGATCTATGTGCTTCGTTTGAAGCGGCAGTCACCGAGACGGTATGCAACCGCGTTACCGTCGCCATGGGAATGGTAGAAGACGAGTTGCGCCCTGGTCCTCAGCGTTCGCTGGTCGTGGCTGGCGGTGTTGCCGCCAATGCCGCGTTGCGTTCCGCCTTGCAGGCTCTGTGCATGACACATGGGTACGCATTGCTCGCACCGCCGTTGGGTCTTTGCACCGATAACGGAGCCATGATCGCCTGGGCCGGTGCGGAGCGGTTGTCTTTGGGTCTTGTCGATGACCTCAGCGCCGCGGTACGCCCGCGCTGGCCGCTGGATCCGACCGCACCGCCTGCGATCGGTGCTGGCGTCAAGGCCTGA
- a CDS encoding DUF1330 domain-containing protein, translated as MKAYVIVRETITDEAKFAEYRAQVLPTVEAFGGEFVIRGGHWTLVEGEWSRPRLVIIAFPSRAKAEDWYHSPAYQKLLPLRLQASQSDLIIADGIA; from the coding sequence ATGAAAGCTTATGTCATCGTCCGAGAGACAATCACGGATGAGGCGAAGTTTGCCGAATACCGGGCCCAGGTGTTGCCGACGGTGGAAGCATTTGGCGGCGAGTTCGTCATTCGCGGCGGGCACTGGACTCTGGTCGAAGGCGAATGGTCTCGCCCGCGGCTCGTCATCATCGCGTTTCCGTCCCGCGCAAAGGCCGAAGACTGGTACCATTCTCCCGCCTACCAGAAGCTGCTTCCACTCCGATTGCAGGCTTCGCAAAGCGATCTCATCATCGCCGATGGTATCGCCTGA
- a CDS encoding NAD(P)H-dependent glycerol-3-phosphate dehydrogenase encodes MTSSAARFESISVIGGGAWGTALAQTASQSGKRVLLWAREPDVVEDINTRNVNRTFLAGVPLDPGIRATADLAEAARSDVILMVAPAQYLRAVSSAMAKDLREGHPFVICSKGIEQASGKLMGEVAEETVPHAIHAVLSGPSFAADVVRGLPAALTLACRNEDVGRGLAEGLSSRQMRLYWSSDVIGAELGGSVKNVLAIAAGIVAGRGLGASAHAALVTRGFAELRRFAEGFGARPETLMGLSGLGDLILTCGSPQSRNMSLGRALAEGQTLTQVLGSRHAVTEGVYTAAAVVKLAREKGIEMPISEAVHAIIEGSIGVDEAITGLMQRPLKAED; translated from the coding sequence GTGACATCCAGCGCAGCACGTTTTGAAAGCATCAGCGTTATCGGCGGTGGCGCATGGGGAACGGCGCTTGCACAAACGGCCAGCCAAAGCGGCAAGCGCGTTCTCTTGTGGGCGCGTGAGCCGGATGTCGTGGAGGATATCAACACCCGCAACGTCAATCGCACATTTTTAGCAGGCGTGCCGCTTGATCCGGGTATCCGCGCGACCGCCGACCTAGCCGAGGCCGCAAGGTCGGATGTTATCCTGATGGTGGCACCAGCGCAGTATTTACGCGCTGTTTCTTCCGCAATGGCCAAGGATCTGCGAGAAGGTCATCCGTTTGTCATCTGCTCGAAAGGAATCGAGCAGGCGAGTGGCAAGCTCATGGGAGAGGTCGCGGAAGAGACGGTGCCCCACGCCATCCATGCCGTGTTGTCGGGACCAAGCTTCGCAGCCGATGTCGTCCGTGGATTGCCTGCTGCGCTCACGCTGGCATGCCGGAACGAGGACGTGGGCCGGGGGCTTGCCGAAGGCCTGTCGTCGCGTCAAATGCGTCTTTATTGGTCATCCGATGTCATTGGCGCGGAATTAGGCGGTTCCGTCAAAAACGTCCTCGCGATCGCGGCAGGTATCGTAGCCGGTCGCGGTCTGGGCGCCAGCGCGCACGCTGCACTGGTGACCCGAGGCTTTGCAGAGTTGCGTCGGTTCGCAGAGGGCTTTGGTGCGCGGCCCGAGACGCTGATGGGATTGTCGGGATTAGGCGACCTGATATTGACGTGCGGAAGCCCGCAGTCACGCAACATGTCGTTGGGGCGGGCTCTGGCTGAAGGGCAGACGCTGACGCAGGTTCTCGGCAGCCGTCATGCCGTGACGGAGGGGGTCTATACGGCTGCCGCGGTTGTAAAACTGGCGCGTGAGAAGGGCATCGAGATGCCTATATCGGAAGCGGTCCACGCTATTATCGAGGGATCAATCGGCGTCGATGAAGCGATCACGGGGCTGATGCAGCGGCCACTTAAGGCTGAAGATTGA
- a CDS encoding EVE domain-containing protein, with translation MPAYWLLKSEPDVFSWDMLKAKGKKGEEWSGVRNYQARNNMRAMKLGDLGFFYHSNIGLEVVGVLKISALAHPDSTADDPKWECVDVMAVTDMPKSVTLQAIKENPKLADMVLVNNSRLSVQPVAANEWKEICRMGGLKADKLAGS, from the coding sequence ATGCCTGCCTACTGGCTTCTAAAATCGGAACCCGACGTGTTCTCCTGGGATATGCTCAAGGCCAAGGGGAAGAAGGGCGAGGAATGGAGTGGCGTGCGGAATTATCAAGCCCGCAACAACATGCGGGCTATGAAGCTAGGAGATCTGGGCTTTTTTTATCATTCCAACATCGGCCTTGAGGTTGTGGGCGTATTGAAGATCAGCGCACTCGCCCATCCAGATTCCACCGCCGACGATCCCAAGTGGGAGTGCGTCGACGTCATGGCGGTCACCGATATGCCCAAGTCCGTCACTTTGCAGGCTATCAAAGAAAATCCGAAGCTTGCCGACATGGTGCTCGTCAACAATTCGCGTCTATCGGTTCAGCCGGTGGCGGCGAATGAATGGAAGGAGATCTGCCGGATGGGCGGCTTGAAGGCCGATAAGTTGGCCGGGTCATGA
- a CDS encoding methyltransferase, translated as MSARLTGDDPDAVRDFIRENTRLLAPPLVPEIKLHLAEESIPLWKKTEEELDQMNLPPPYWAFAWAGGQALARYLLDNVELCRGKSVLDLGSGSGLTAIAAAVCGARTVIAADIDRLALCAVGLNAAANGISVEVRGDDLLGKQPPPVDVILVGDLFYERRLGDLVFAFMEAAKVAGTRILIGDPQRSYFPQGQLTMLAEYRVPVTRDLEDAEIKRTSVWRF; from the coding sequence ATGAGCGCTCGCCTCACCGGCGATGATCCTGATGCGGTGCGCGACTTCATCCGCGAAAACACGCGGCTGCTCGCGCCGCCTTTAGTGCCAGAGATAAAGCTGCATCTGGCGGAAGAATCGATTCCCCTCTGGAAAAAGACCGAGGAAGAGCTTGATCAGATGAATTTGCCTCCGCCGTACTGGGCCTTTGCTTGGGCCGGCGGGCAGGCGTTGGCGCGCTATCTACTCGATAACGTCGAATTGTGCCGAGGCAAGAGCGTTCTCGACCTGGGGTCCGGGTCGGGCTTGACGGCTATTGCTGCAGCCGTGTGCGGTGCGCGCACCGTGATCGCAGCTGACATCGACAGGCTCGCCTTATGCGCGGTGGGTCTCAATGCGGCCGCTAATGGCATTAGCGTGGAGGTGCGAGGAGATGACTTGTTAGGCAAGCAACCTCCGCCCGTCGACGTCATATTGGTCGGCGATCTGTTCTACGAGCGCAGGCTCGGTGACCTTGTTTTTGCGTTCATGGAGGCGGCAAAGGTTGCGGGCACAAGGATCCTGATCGGTGACCCTCAGCGCAGCTACTTCCCGCAAGGCCAGCTTACTATGCTCGCCGAGTATCGCGTTCCCGTAACGCGCGACCTTGAGGACGCCGAGATCAAGCGGACGTCGGTCTGGAGATTTTGA
- the acs gene encoding acetate--CoA ligase, giving the protein MSEKVYPVPAAVAAKAWIDEAKYKAMYDASVKDPEKFWTEAAQSLDWTKPFTRAKNTSYAPGNVSIRWFDDGELNVSANCIDRHLATRGDQVAIIWEGDDPNVSEQITYRQLHERVQKFANVLKKHGVKKGDRVTIYLPMIPEAAYAMLACARIGAIHSIVFGGFSPDSLQNRVEDAQSAVIITADEGLRGGKPVPLKKNADAALAHINGDEKMIVVRRTGNPVPWTPGRDFWLHEELETVSADCPPEPMNAEDPLFILYTSGSTGKPKGVQHSTGGYLLYAALTHKYVFDYHDGDIYWCTADVGWVTGHSYIVYGPLANGATTLMFEGVPTYPDASRFWQVVDKWKVNIFYTAPTAIRSLMGAGDHLVKKSSRASLRILGSVGEPINPEAWEWYYHVVGEDRCPIVDTWWQTETGGILITPLPGATPLKPGSATRPFFGVRPALVDDKGAFLEGAAQGNLVILDSWPGQARTIYGDHERFEQTYFSAYKNMYFTGDGCRRDADGYYWITGRVDDVINVSGHRMGTAEVESALVAHPKVAEAAVVGYPHDLKGQGIYCYVTLNAGENGDDALRKELVAHVRKEIGPIASPDLIQFSPGLPKTRSGKIMRRILRKIAEDDFSNLGDTSTLADPTVVDDLIGNRQNRK; this is encoded by the coding sequence ATGTCCGAGAAAGTCTATCCCGTACCCGCCGCCGTCGCGGCCAAGGCTTGGATCGATGAAGCCAAGTACAAGGCCATGTATGATGCGTCGGTAAAGGATCCAGAGAAGTTCTGGACCGAAGCTGCCCAGTCTCTCGACTGGACCAAGCCTTTTACGCGGGCAAAGAACACCTCCTATGCGCCAGGCAACGTTTCCATCAGATGGTTTGATGATGGCGAACTCAATGTTTCGGCCAACTGCATTGACAGACATCTGGCAACGCGCGGTGATCAGGTCGCCATCATCTGGGAAGGCGATGATCCCAACGTTTCCGAGCAGATCACTTATCGCCAGCTGCACGAGCGCGTGCAGAAGTTTGCCAACGTGCTCAAGAAGCACGGTGTAAAGAAGGGCGATCGCGTCACCATCTATCTTCCGATGATCCCTGAAGCAGCGTACGCGATGCTCGCATGCGCGCGCATCGGCGCGATTCATTCGATCGTGTTTGGCGGCTTCTCGCCTGACAGCTTGCAGAACCGCGTCGAGGACGCCCAGTCGGCGGTGATCATTACGGCGGATGAAGGTCTGCGTGGCGGCAAGCCGGTGCCTCTGAAGAAGAACGCCGATGCAGCCTTGGCCCACATCAACGGCGATGAGAAGATGATCGTCGTGCGCCGCACGGGCAATCCGGTGCCTTGGACGCCGGGTCGCGACTTCTGGCTTCACGAAGAGCTTGAAACCGTCTCCGCCGATTGTCCGCCCGAGCCGATGAATGCAGAGGATCCTCTCTTCATCCTTTACACGTCAGGCTCGACCGGAAAGCCGAAGGGCGTTCAGCACTCCACGGGCGGCTATCTGCTCTATGCGGCGCTGACGCATAAGTACGTGTTCGATTATCACGATGGAGATATCTATTGGTGCACGGCCGACGTCGGTTGGGTGACGGGTCACAGCTACATCGTCTATGGGCCGCTGGCGAACGGTGCGACCACACTGATGTTCGAAGGTGTGCCGACCTATCCGGACGCCTCGCGCTTCTGGCAGGTGGTTGATAAGTGGAAGGTCAACATCTTCTACACCGCGCCGACCGCCATCCGGTCGCTGATGGGTGCGGGCGACCACCTCGTGAAAAAATCGAGCCGTGCATCCTTGAGAATTCTGGGATCGGTGGGTGAGCCCATCAATCCGGAAGCCTGGGAGTGGTACTACCATGTTGTCGGCGAGGACCGCTGCCCGATCGTTGATACGTGGTGGCAAACGGAGACCGGCGGCATCCTTATTACGCCGCTGCCGGGCGCGACGCCGCTGAAGCCCGGCTCGGCGACCCGCCCATTCTTCGGCGTGCGCCCTGCGCTTGTCGACGACAAGGGTGCTTTCCTCGAAGGCGCCGCCCAGGGCAACCTCGTCATTCTCGACAGCTGGCCCGGCCAGGCGCGTACGATCTATGGAGATCACGAGCGGTTCGAGCAGACCTACTTCTCCGCCTACAAGAACATGTACTTCACGGGCGACGGCTGTAGGCGCGATGCGGACGGCTACTATTGGATTACCGGGCGCGTAGACGACGTGATCAACGTTTCGGGCCATCGCATGGGCACGGCAGAAGTGGAGAGCGCGCTGGTAGCGCATCCCAAGGTCGCGGAAGCGGCCGTAGTGGGCTATCCGCACGATCTAAAGGGTCAAGGCATCTACTGCTATGTCACCCTCAACGCAGGCGAGAATGGCGACGATGCGCTGCGCAAGGAACTGGTCGCGCACGTAAGAAAAGAGATTGGTCCAATTGCTTCGCCCGATCTGATCCAGTTCTCGCCGGGTCTGCCAAAGACTCGTTCGGGCAAGATCATGCGTCGCATCCTGCGCAAGATCGCGGAGGACGATTTCTCCAATCTTGGCGATACCTCGACGCTTGCCGATCCGACCGTGGTCGACGATCTCATCGGCAACCGGCAGAATCGCAAATAG
- a CDS encoding pilus assembly protein, giving the protein MLLVSRIAKDAARDERGTVAIIFALSLVVLLISIGLAIDTARYYAVSTRVQTVLDGATLAAAKLLADEKKTDSDVQARAMAYFNAAAETLGVKPSDISIPTVKIDRSTFTVELEARIALTSLFGRLAGLSSMATVDRKSKVMYGMSSVELALVLDITGSMGTKGKLADLKFAARDIIDTLFDTAVADDDVRIALAPYSASVNAGSLASAVTIAANVANADTCVLERQGSEAFTDAAPTGSNLLPNVTNLPALPSRYVCPSATVIPLSNRTHRDDLKSAIQRYEAEGATAGHIGTAWGWYLLSPNWTSLLPDESAPKAYDEKDSIKAMVVMTDGEFNTSYTGGSDQTAESYRYFDDLCASAKTEGIMIYTIGFDLNSQTALTHLQSCASSPSHFYDAKTGSDLKKAFRDIGVKLGNLRVAS; this is encoded by the coding sequence ATGTTGCTCGTATCTCGTATTGCAAAAGATGCCGCGCGCGACGAGCGCGGGACTGTAGCGATTATTTTTGCGCTTAGCTTGGTCGTGCTGCTCATTTCAATCGGACTGGCTATCGATACTGCGCGCTATTACGCGGTTTCAACTCGCGTTCAGACCGTTCTCGATGGCGCCACTCTCGCTGCTGCAAAGCTCCTGGCGGATGAAAAGAAGACCGATTCCGACGTCCAGGCGCGCGCCATGGCCTATTTCAACGCGGCGGCCGAAACATTGGGCGTCAAGCCGTCCGACATTTCGATTCCAACGGTCAAGATCGATCGATCCACTTTCACGGTTGAGCTTGAAGCCCGGATTGCACTTACTTCCCTCTTTGGCCGTCTCGCGGGCCTTAGTTCGATGGCGACTGTCGACCGCAAATCCAAAGTTATGTACGGCATGTCGTCGGTCGAGCTTGCCCTTGTATTGGACATCACAGGCTCGATGGGCACCAAAGGCAAACTTGCAGATCTGAAATTTGCAGCGCGCGACATCATCGACACGCTGTTTGACACCGCAGTAGCCGATGATGACGTCAGGATTGCACTTGCGCCTTATTCGGCGTCGGTAAATGCCGGCTCATTGGCCAGCGCTGTTACAATCGCCGCTAATGTCGCCAACGCCGACACATGCGTTTTGGAACGCCAAGGCAGCGAGGCGTTCACAGATGCCGCGCCAACTGGTTCTAATCTTCTGCCGAACGTGACGAACCTGCCGGCGTTGCCGTCTCGCTATGTTTGTCCGTCGGCCACGGTTATTCCCCTGTCAAATCGCACACACAGGGATGATCTGAAATCCGCAATTCAGCGCTATGAGGCCGAGGGTGCCACCGCAGGTCATATAGGAACGGCCTGGGGCTGGTATCTGCTGTCGCCGAATTGGACCAGCTTGCTACCTGACGAAAGCGCACCGAAAGCCTATGATGAGAAAGATTCGATCAAAGCCATGGTGGTTATGACGGACGGCGAATTCAACACGTCATACACCGGCGGCTCCGATCAGACCGCGGAATCCTATCGCTACTTTGACGATTTGTGCGCCTCAGCCAAAACAGAAGGCATCATGATTTACACGATCGGGTTCGATCTGAATTCGCAAACGGCCCTGACGCACTTGCAATCCTGCGCATCGTCACCGTCGCATTTCTATGACGCTAAAACCGGCTCTGATCTCAAGAAGGCATTCCGGGACATCGGCGTGAAACTCGGCAACCTGCGCGTCGCAAGCTGA
- a CDS encoding extensin family protein, translating into MTGRRGFIKYLFAVWLAGVLIAAAFWLGIVPQRFSPFAPLDLSEPAPWFLDLRLAALKSEKTLCQAVLKEPFIAASHVPDQPYENGCGWRNAVRLSQVGGAHLSAGQLSCPMAAALAMWITHEVQPAAEATFGAKVVAIRHMGTYACRNIVGSRTLKPFRSQHATANAIDISGFILADGRKISVLNHWNGEGANTRFLKSIKEASCRYFRVSIGPDFNDAHANHFHFDRGAFKSCR; encoded by the coding sequence ATGACAGGACGGCGGGGATTCATCAAATACCTCTTCGCTGTCTGGCTCGCCGGGGTACTTATCGCGGCGGCGTTCTGGTTAGGGATTGTCCCGCAGCGTTTCAGCCCGTTTGCTCCGTTGGACCTCTCGGAGCCGGCGCCGTGGTTCCTCGATCTGCGCCTTGCTGCGCTGAAATCCGAAAAAACCCTATGCCAAGCCGTGCTGAAAGAACCATTCATCGCGGCCTCTCACGTTCCCGACCAACCTTATGAAAATGGATGCGGATGGCGCAATGCCGTGCGGCTCAGTCAGGTGGGCGGTGCGCATCTTTCAGCCGGTCAACTCTCGTGCCCCATGGCAGCTGCACTCGCCATGTGGATCACCCATGAGGTCCAACCTGCGGCTGAAGCCACTTTCGGTGCCAAGGTTGTTGCGATCCGCCACATGGGCACCTATGCCTGCCGAAACATCGTGGGCTCGCGGACATTGAAACCATTTCGAAGTCAACACGCGACCGCCAACGCCATTGACATCTCCGGCTTCATTCTCGCCGACGGACGGAAGATCTCAGTACTCAACCACTGGAACGGCGAGGGCGCGAACACGCGATTCCTCAAATCCATAAAAGAAGCCTCGTGCCGCTATTTTCGAGTTTCGATAGGTCCCGACTTCAATGATGCGCACGCCAATCACTTCCACTTCGATCGCGGTGCGTTCAAGAGCTGCCGATAA
- a CDS encoding pilus assembly protein TadG-related protein codes for MLKIKPLDIKTFASDERGTVAMIFSLMLMALFFLAGMALDYNRAMNVRSRIADAADAAALAAGRALMEGQMTSSEIEAMALRYFQQNVKGVEGQANIDQPVIAVDSTTGDVSVDVTGHVNMTLARLGGFNRLDVPVSTAANFQQKDIEVGMALDITGSMSQKDSNGQRKIDGLKAAFAKFADKLLPDTQDSSRKVRIGVAPYSYSVNLGDYAQTISDSSASSCVVERKGGQYSDNSGTFFGANKTICPGSKLIPLSSDHDTLVSAVNAFSANGSTAGHLGVQWAWNIISPNWSGTWGGDSAPVDYSEVQNHKVLKAVVLMTDGEFNTQYHGPGSAEQAKRLCTAMKDEGVVVFSVGFGIGGNVQALDTLKSCASDGSEYFANAANAEELDAAFARFADKLTALRLAK; via the coding sequence ATGCTCAAGATCAAGCCCCTCGATATTAAGACCTTCGCCTCTGACGAGCGCGGTACGGTTGCGATGATCTTCAGCCTTATGTTGATGGCTCTCTTTTTCCTGGCCGGCATGGCCCTCGACTACAACCGCGCAATGAACGTGCGATCACGCATCGCGGACGCAGCCGACGCCGCCGCCCTGGCCGCTGGCCGCGCGCTGATGGAAGGTCAGATGACCAGCAGCGAAATCGAAGCGATGGCTCTTCGCTACTTCCAACAGAATGTTAAGGGCGTGGAAGGGCAGGCAAACATCGATCAGCCCGTCATCGCCGTCGACTCCACCACCGGCGACGTGAGCGTCGATGTTACCGGCCACGTGAACATGACTCTCGCCCGCCTTGGCGGTTTCAACCGCTTGGACGTTCCCGTGTCAACCGCCGCCAACTTCCAGCAAAAAGACATCGAAGTAGGCATGGCGCTGGATATCACCGGTTCCATGTCTCAGAAGGACTCCAACGGTCAGCGCAAGATCGACGGCTTGAAAGCCGCATTCGCGAAATTTGCCGACAAGCTGCTTCCTGATACGCAGGACTCTTCACGCAAGGTCCGCATCGGCGTGGCTCCCTACTCCTACAGCGTCAACCTCGGCGACTACGCTCAAACGATCTCCGACAGTTCGGCTTCCAGCTGCGTCGTCGAGCGCAAGGGCGGCCAATATTCGGACAACTCGGGCACGTTCTTCGGAGCCAACAAGACGATCTGCCCCGGCTCCAAGCTCATCCCGCTGTCTTCGGATCACGACACCCTGGTTTCGGCGGTCAATGCCTTCAGCGCCAATGGCAGCACAGCAGGACATCTTGGTGTGCAGTGGGCCTGGAACATCATTTCCCCCAACTGGTCCGGCACGTGGGGCGGTGACAGTGCACCCGTCGATTACAGCGAAGTTCAGAACCACAAGGTTCTGAAAGCCGTGGTCTTGATGACGGACGGCGAGTTCAACACGCAGTATCACGGACCCGGCTCGGCTGAGCAGGCCAAGCGTCTGTGCACCGCTATGAAAGACGAAGGCGTGGTGGTGTTCTCAGTTGGTTTCGGCATCGGCGGCAACGTTCAAGCACTCGACACCCTCAAGAGCTGCGCCTCCGACGGTAGTGAATATTTCGCCAACGCCGCCAATGCCGAGGAACTCGACGCTGCTTTCGCCCGCTTCGCTGACAAGCTCACGGCGCTGCGCCTCGCAAAATAA